The Arvicanthis niloticus isolate mArvNil1 chromosome 2, mArvNil1.pat.X, whole genome shotgun sequence genome includes a window with the following:
- the Rexo4 gene encoding LOW QUALITY PROTEIN: RNA exonuclease 4 (The sequence of the model RefSeq protein was modified relative to this genomic sequence to represent the inferred CDS: inserted 1 base in 1 codon; deleted 1 base in 1 codon) → MARAAESKKMKTKATAPVPQPGPIKKPPKKKAKKFRKRKALGGNGTPGSGPAAVAGRPPKAPENFSQNWKALQELLKQKSQAPEKPLVSQMDDKITQQNRKRTSDKSKGDKKTEKXQDTGGSVTSAPKKDRKTLVPPTYTSETEQEKGARKRTHSDIPSHQGETKHKLGAKEAAVILSQPTPTENDIWFDDVDPDDIEAAIGPEAAMLVRKRLGQSKRTISLVKEQAFGGLTKALALDCEMVGVGPKGDESIAARVSIVNQYGKCVYDKYIKPTEPVTDYRTAVSGIRPENLKQGEEFEVVKKEVAEMLKGRILVGHALHNDLKVLFLDHPKKKIRDTQKFKPFRRRVKSGRPSLKRLSEKILGIRVQQAEHCSVQDAQTAMRLYIMVKREWESITADRRGPAANPQHCSEYA, encoded by the exons ATGGCTCGAGCTGCGGAGAGCAAGAAGATGAAGACTAAGGCCACCGCGCCAGTGCCCCAACCTGGGCCTATCAAGAAGCCCCCTAAGAAGAAAGCCAAGAAGTTCAGAAAGCGCAAAGCGCTGGGAGGAAATGGAACTCCGGGAAGCGGCCCAGCTGCTGTCGCAGGCCGACCGCCAAAGGCCCcagaaaacttttctcaaaattgGAAGGCGCTGCAAGAG CTGCTGAAA CAAAAGTCACAGGCCCCAGAAAAACCTCTTGTCTCTCAGATGGATGACAAAATCACCCAGCAGAACAGAAAAAGGACCTCAGATAAATCAAagggagacaagaagacagaaa gacaggacACTGGGGGCTCTGTCACATCTGCACCTAAGAAGGACAGGAAGACACTAGTGCCTCCCACCTACACCTCTGAAACAGAGCAGGAGAAAGGAGCAAGGAAGAGGACACATAGTGACATCCCTTCTCATCAAGGGGAAACCAAGCATAAGTTAGGAGCTAAGGAGGCAGCTGTCATCTTGAGTCAGCCCACGCCCACTGA GAATGACATCTGGTTTGATGATGTGGATCCAGATGATATTGAGGCTGCCATAGGCCCAGAGGCAGCCATGCTGGTGCGGAAGAGGCTGGGGCAGAGCAAGCGTACCATCTCCTTGGTGAAGGAACAGGCCTTTGGCGG CCTGACAAAAGCCTTGGCCCTGGATTGTGAGATGGTGGGAGTGGGTCCCAAAGGGGACGAGAGCATCGCAGCCCGTGTGTCCATCGTGAACCAGTATGGAAAATGTGTGTATGACAAGTACATCAAGCCAACTGAGCCAGTGACTGACTACAGGACGGCTGTCAGTGGGATCCGGCCTGAGAACCTGAAGCAGG GAGAAGAGTTTGAAGTTGTGAAGAAGGAAGTGGCAGAAATGTTGAAGGGCAGAATCCTGGTGGGGCATGCGCTACACAATGATTTAAAG GTTCTGTTTCTTGACcatccaaaaaagaaaatcagggatACCCAAAAATTCAAACCATTCAGGAGGCGAGTAAAG AGTGGACGACCGTCTCTGAAACGACTTTCTGAGAAAATTCTGGGGATCAGGGTCCAGCAGGCAGAGCATTGTTCA GTCCAGGATGCACAGACAGCGATGAGGCTTTACATCATGGTGAAGCGGGAATGGGAGAGCATTACTGCAGACCGACGAGGCCCAGCCGCCAATCCACAGCACTGCAGCGAGTACGCTTAG